The Deltaproteobacteria bacterium IMCC39524 genomic interval TAATGACGAGGTAATTGGTTTCCATCAGGCCACCTCGTCTTCAACTGGCGGTTCGCAGAGTTTGATGCCGAACCAGTCTTCAACCATGATAATCAGGGTGCGAACAAACATCATCACGCCCATGATCGGCAGAACCGCGTAGAAATACCATTCGGGAATTTGCAGTGACGCTGTTTTGGCGTATTCGTCGTAGTAGACCATTTCAGTCAGGGAATAGCCGAGCTTGATCATGAAACCGGAGAAAACCAGCACACCGATATGACTGAAAACAGTAAGTGGCTTCTTCAGGAAGGGAAAGAGTTGGGGCAATGCGTCGATACGGATCAGTGAACGGTTGCGGATTGCCGCGATACAGCCGACATAGGTGGTGAAGAAGATTGTCTTGCGCACCACTTCGTCGGACCAGTAGAGGTTGACGTCGTTGGTCAGTTTACGCAGGGCGACATTGGCGATCGCAACCGACAGGGCAACCATGACTGTCGCGAAGAGACTCCAGTCCTCGACGAAAGAGAACACACGGTGAATATAGTAGATAAGTTTTTTCATAGGAAAGAGGCGCGTCGCCTGTAGGCGAGGCGCGAAAAGCAGAAAACCCCAACGTATAGATGTTTAAAAATATGGCTCACTTCGCCATTGAGGCGTTGCCGCAAAAAAAACGACCGGGAAGAGAGCCTCTCCCCGGTCGCAGATCATAGCTGTTTTTGTATCAAGAATCAATTACCGAGCGCAGCCTGCACCTTTTTGAAATAATCCATGCCGATCTTCTCTCCCCACTTCTCATAAACAGGAGCGATCTCATCGATTAACTGCTGCTTTTCGGCGTCGGATAGTTTAGTAAAGGTGACGCCTGCTTCCTTGGCCTTGGCAACCTGGGTGTCGTGTTGCTTGCGGGTCAGCTCGCGGGTCGCTGCACTCTCTTCCTTAATAGCAGTCAACAGGATCTCCTGCAGGTCTGCAGGCAGCTTATCGAACCAGCGCTTGTTCATCAGGTGGATGAAAAGTCCCTGGGCATAGTCGAGCTCGGTAAAATTCTTGGCAATGGTGAATTTCTTGGTGATGTTGCAAACGATCGCGGTGTGATCAAGGCCGGTGATAACACCGGTTTGCAGTGCCTGGGGAACGTCCGGCCAGGGCATGACCGTAAATTTCATGCCCCATGCCTTGTAAAAGTCCGCGTTGAGTGGCGCCTGGGCAATCCGGAAGTTAATCGACTTGGCGTCTTCGATGGTTTTGACCGGGGTGGTGGTGGCCCAACCGTAAGGGCCGTAACCGGTGACGTCAACCGTCATGATGCCGCTTTTCAGGGCGCTGTCAGCAAAAGGCTGCCAGAGCTCCGGAGTGTTACGGAACGTGTCGAGTTTATCGAAAGTATCGACAACATAAGGCATGTTAACGACTCCGAGGGTGTCAGCAACATTCTGTGCCGCCACCGAGGAGCTGAGCATGCCGTGCACGGCACCGAGCTTGAGCTTGTTGATAACGTCTTTCTCGCCGCCGAGCTGGGCCAGGGGGCGGAAGTCAACATAGAGGCGGCCTTTGGAAGCTTCCCAGACGCGATCGCGAATCCGGTAGCCTGCACCGACACCTTCAATAACCGGGTGTGAGATGTTAGAGAGGATGTAGGTGTACTCGGCACCACTCGAATCAAACTTGGGCTTCCAAGCCGCCAAGGGGTCTTTCTTTTCTTCTGCAGCGAAGCCGGCAGAAATACCGACAACCAGGGTGAGGCAGAAAGCCAGAACCAACAGAGACAAACGTTTCATGAGAGCCACTCCTTAAGAAATTGAGGTTAAAAATAACCTTATAAGACAATGATTGAAATCCGAATCTTAAAGCAAACCGTGTTTTATTTCAATTTTTTTTATAGGAAACACTCAGTTAGCCAAGTATTCATTTTTGCATAACCAAAAATCCAGACATTCAAATCCAGGGGGAAGGCAATCGCCACACAGAAAGCGTCCTTTCTTTCCCAGATTAAGATTAAAAAGAGCCAATAATATGCTATTATTAACGTTCAAGGTTGACGTTAACGTAAAAACAATATATATGTTTTTTTGAATACTTGTAGTGTGGGTATTCTCTTTTGATTTATCTGACAGACTTGTCGTTTGCGGTGAATTATATTCACTCCTTTATCGGCATATCTGCACTCAAGACCGTCAAGGCCAACAATGACAG includes:
- a CDS encoding TRAP transporter small permease subunit, with product MKKLIYYIHRVFSFVEDWSLFATVMVALSVAIANVALRKLTNDVNLYWSDEVVRKTIFFTTYVGCIAAIRNRSLIRIDALPQLFPFLKKPLTVFSHIGVLVFSGFMIKLGYSLTEMVYYDEYAKTASLQIPEWYFYAVLPIMGVMMFVRTLIIMVEDWFGIKLCEPPVEDEVA
- a CDS encoding TRAP transporter substrate-binding protein produces the protein MKRLSLLVLAFCLTLVVGISAGFAAEEKKDPLAAWKPKFDSSGAEYTYILSNISHPVIEGVGAGYRIRDRVWEASKGRLYVDFRPLAQLGGEKDVINKLKLGAVHGMLSSSVAAQNVADTLGVVNMPYVVDTFDKLDTFRNTPELWQPFADSALKSGIMTVDVTGYGPYGWATTTPVKTIEDAKSINFRIAQAPLNADFYKAWGMKFTVMPWPDVPQALQTGVITGLDHTAIVCNITKKFTIAKNFTELDYAQGLFIHLMNKRWFDKLPADLQEILLTAIKEESAATRELTRKQHDTQVAKAKEAGVTFTKLSDAEKQQLIDEIAPVYEKWGEKIGMDYFKKVQAALGN